The Ptiloglossa arizonensis isolate GNS036 chromosome 2, iyPtiAriz1_principal, whole genome shotgun sequence sequence aactcATTAACATTTAAACAGCTAAAgtcattttttaatgaaaagtaGCTGCAAAGAATGTATATAATTACATATACAGTATTTGTCTTCTGATAAAATATAGCAAATCATCTTTACTTTACCATTGACTTTGAATGGCTGACAGCTTTGGCCTAGTGGTGTCATATGTGCATAGATGTGACAGTTAATAATGCACATTAAAAACTTTTACATTTCTCATTGtactttgataaaaatattatcaatggattagtactttgaaataatactttatatattaatgaattaaatgaataatatcaatattcaaatttaatcgCTTAACACAGAATCCAACCACTTCTCCAGATCTATAGATTTTACAGGCGTACCAGATTTAGCTGTTTTTGAATCTGTAAAAATTACTTATTAGATCaacttaaatataaaaattattttttacataatagATTACtataaatttctataaatttataCCAGTACTACACGTCATAGGTAAAGATTTCACAATTGTTAAAGGATCATTCACTGGTTCTTCTAGTGATAGCAAGAAATCTAAATCTTCAGAAGTGTCTTCTACTGAATCTTGACTTTCTTCTACATTTTTTGTATCAGTAATAACTTGCTCTTCTATTTTGTTCAGAATTTGATTATACTTCTCTTTACCATGCTCTGCATCGTTATAAATGTTGGTTAACTGATCATtctaaaatgataaataatactTAATGTAGTGATTTCATCAACAATATATTAGTTGCAAAATTACTTTAAGGTAGGTACTATAATGCAatctaataataaatattatatatagttaataaaattaaactaattcttaaaaa is a genomic window containing:
- the LOC143154934 gene encoding uncharacterized protein LOC143154934: MLNRKNQKRTKKLKDKKKKENRKDDQYFEDIIDVDENVTKDFQFLVDVPVSVDNYFVSKSEQNWNVDVSKYSEYFMLDLTTLSAAIESIPFNENVNIDTKYFTNDQLTNIYNDAEHGKEKYNQILNKIEEQVITDTKNVEESQDSVEDTSEDLDFLLSLEEPVNDPLTIVKSLPMTCSTDSKTAKSGTPVKSIDLEKWLDSVLSD